Proteins from one Rosa chinensis cultivar Old Blush chromosome 7, RchiOBHm-V2, whole genome shotgun sequence genomic window:
- the LOC112180180 gene encoding ubiquitin-conjugating enzyme E2-23 kDa isoform X2: protein MMSDYNVETINDGLNEFNVEFHGPKESIYEGGVWKIRVELPDAYPYKSPSIGFMNKIFHPNVDELSGSVCLDVINQSWSPMFDLLNVFEVFLPQLLLYPNPSDPLNGDAASLMMKDRKLYDQKVKEYCEKYAKKEHITNTTPEEESGDENISDEGSVSSDDDIAGHADP from the exons ATGATGAGTGACTATAATGTGGAGACAATAAATGATGGGCTCAACGAGTTCAATGTGGAATTCCATGGTCCAAAAGAAA GCATTTATGAAGGCGGAGTATGGAAAATTCGTGTGGAGCTTCCAGATGCATATCCATACAAGTCTCCTTCTATTGGCTTCATGAACAAGATTTTTCATCCGAACGTTGATGAGCT ATCTGGTTCTGTCTGCTTAGATGTAATTAATCAATCATGGAGTCCAATGTTTG ACCTTTTaaatgtttttgaagttttcctTCCACAACTGTTGCTCTATCCAAATCCATCAGACCCACTCAATGGTGATGCAGCGTCATTGATGATGAAGGACCGCAAACTGTACGATCAGAAAGTGAAAG AGTATTGTGAAAAATATGCAAAGAAGGAGCATATTACTAATACAACACCAGAAGAAGAAAGTGGTGATGAGAATATTAGTGATGAAGGAAGCGTTTCGAGTGACGATGACATTGCTGGACATGCAGACCCGTAG
- the LOC112180176 gene encoding probable inactive receptor kinase At2g26730 gives MKRNANHRAIFHKHSTGASKMGRVPIWVLPIVMFLIFRVVNSEENEVKQALVQFMQNLSPGNATRDGHWGWNMSTDPCTSNWTGVVCDTKGFVRKIILEKANLTGVLDASSLCVTKALIVLSLENNNITGLLSEDIALCKHLTHLYLSGNHFSGDLPESLSQLSNLKRFDISNNNFYGELPDIQKISGLISFLAQNNQLEGQIPEFDFSNLNEFNVSNNLFSGPIPDVKGHFTASSFSGNPNLCGEPLTACPPAPAVPINPMKKSNKPSSKKVLIFSGYVILGLVVVLFLVCKFFSRGKPCEDKNQKPKKKAVPFETTSNIPSTLSSSEYKDGEGNQTSEFSLTSVESGVTPPLVVLTSPLLRGLTFEQLLRAPAELLGRGKHGSLYKVLLDGGVNLVVKRIRNCGISSDDFKTRMKKIDQVKCHNLLPAVAFYCSRQEKLLVYEYQPNGNLFNLLHGSPKSQIFDWGSRLNVADSIAKALAFMHQELNEDGIAHGNLKSMNILFNMAMEPCISEYGVMEAENHEQSVLSPKNEFRNGNANKGHAYSTFNDDVYAFGVILLELLTGKLVQKNGFDLPSWVNSVVKEEWTVEVFDRALISEGASEERMVNLLQVALKCINTSPTDRPAMSQVSLMIKSIKEEEESSITYDP, from the exons ATGAAAAGGAATGCAAACCACAGAGCCATTTTTCACAAACACTCAACTGGTGCATCGAAAATGGGTCGTGTTCCAATTTGGGTTCTTCCCATTGTGATGTTTCTTATCTTTCGTGTTGTAAATTCAGAAGAAAATGAGGTGAAGCAAGCGCTGGTGCAGTTCATGCAGAATCTTTCACCAGGAAATGCAACAAGAGATGGCCATTGGGGTTGGAACATGAGCACAGATCCTTGCACAAGCAACTGGACTGGCGTGGTATGTGACACGAAGGGTTTTGTGAGGAAAATAATTCTCGAAAAGGCCAACCTCACCGGAGTTCTTGATGCGAGTTCTCTTTGTGTTACAAAGGCTCTTATTGTTTTGAGTCTCGAAAACAACAACATCACTGGTCTGCTCTCAGAAGACATTGCACTTTGCAAACATTTGACTCACTTGTATTTGAGTGGGAATCATTTCTCTGGGGACCTTCCTGAGTCTCTCTCCCAGTTGAGTAATCTGAAAAGGTTTGATATATCCAATAACAACTTCTATGGTGAGCTTCCTGATATACAAAAGATTTCGGGCTTGATATCTTTTCTTGCTCAAAACAATCAACTCGAGGGTCAAATCCCGGAGTTTGATTTCTCTAATCTTAATGAGTTCAATGTCTCCAACAACTTGTTCAGCGGGCCGATTCCTGATGTCAAAGGCCATTTCACTGCAAGCAGCTTTTCAGGTAATCCTAACCTTTGTGGGGAACCACTCACTGCCTGCCCACCAGCTCCAGCAGTACCTATAAACCcaatgaagaagtcaaacaagCCCTCATCCAAAAAGGTTCTTATCTTTTCAGGCTATGTAATACTTGGCCTAGTTGTGGTGTTGTTTTTGGTATGTAAGTTTTTTTCCAGAGGAAAACCATGTGAAGATAAAAATCAAAAGCCTAAAAAGAAGGCTGTGCCATTTGAAACTACTAGCAATATACCTAGTACTCTTTCTTCTAGTGAGTACAAGGATGGTGAGGGGAATCAGACATCAGAGTTTTCCTTGACATCTGTGGAAAGTGGAGTAACTCCGCCGCTTGTTGTTCTCACCAGTCCTTTGTTGAGGGGGTTGACTTTCGAGCAGTTGCTCCGAGCTCCAGCTGAACTGCTTGGAAGAGGAAAGCATGGAAGCCTCTACAAAGTCTTGCTTGATGGAGGGGTTAACTTGGTTGTGAAGAGGATCAGGAATTGTGGGATTTCGAGCGATGATTTCAAGACTAGGATGAAGAAAATTGACCAAGTGAAGTGTCACAATCTGTTACCAGCAGTTGCATTTTATTGTTCAAGGCAAGAGAAGCTCTTGGTTTATGAATATCAACCAAATGGAAATCTATTTAATCTTCTTCATG GATCTCCAAAGAGCCAAATCTTTGACTGGGGAAGCAGATTGAATGTTGCCGATAGCATTGCCAAGGCGTTAGCCTTCATGCACCAAGAGTTAAATGAAGACGGTATTGCTCATGGTAACCTTAAGTCCATGAACATTTTGTTCAACATGGCTATGGAACCTTGCATCAGTGAATATGGGGTGATGGAGGCTGAAAATCATGAACAGTCGGTCCTTTCTCCCAAGAATGAATTCCGAAATGGCAATGCTAATAAAGGTCATGCATATAGCACCTTCAATGATGATGTTTATGCTTTTGGGGTGATTCTTCTTGAGCTTCTAACAGGGAAGCTGGTCCAGAAAAACGGGTTTGATTTGCCTAGCTGGGTGAACTCAGTGGTCAAAGAGGAGTGGACTGTTGAGGTTTTCGACAGGGCTTTGATCTCGGAAGGTGCAAGCGAAGAAAGGATGGTGAACTTGCTGCAGGTAGCATTGAAGTGCATAAATACTTCTCCAACTGATAGGCCAGCCATGAGTCAAGTTTCGTTGATGATCAAGTCgataaaagaagaagaggagagctCTATAACTTATGATCCATGA
- the LOC112180180 gene encoding ubiquitin-conjugating enzyme E2-23 kDa isoform X1: MSSPSKRREMDVMKLMMSDYNVETINDGLNEFNVEFHGPKESIYEGGVWKIRVELPDAYPYKSPSIGFMNKIFHPNVDELSGSVCLDVINQSWSPMFDLLNVFEVFLPQLLLYPNPSDPLNGDAASLMMKDRKLYDQKVKEYCEKYAKKEHITNTTPEEESGDENISDEGSVSSDDDIAGHADP; encoded by the exons ATGTCTTCTCCAAGCAAGAGGAGAGAGATGGATGTCATGAAGTT GATGATGAGTGACTATAATGTGGAGACAATAAATGATGGGCTCAACGAGTTCAATGTGGAATTCCATGGTCCAAAAGAAA GCATTTATGAAGGCGGAGTATGGAAAATTCGTGTGGAGCTTCCAGATGCATATCCATACAAGTCTCCTTCTATTGGCTTCATGAACAAGATTTTTCATCCGAACGTTGATGAGCT ATCTGGTTCTGTCTGCTTAGATGTAATTAATCAATCATGGAGTCCAATGTTTG ACCTTTTaaatgtttttgaagttttcctTCCACAACTGTTGCTCTATCCAAATCCATCAGACCCACTCAATGGTGATGCAGCGTCATTGATGATGAAGGACCGCAAACTGTACGATCAGAAAGTGAAAG AGTATTGTGAAAAATATGCAAAGAAGGAGCATATTACTAATACAACACCAGAAGAAGAAAGTGGTGATGAGAATATTAGTGATGAAGGAAGCGTTTCGAGTGACGATGACATTGCTGGACATGCAGACCCGTAG